In Corylus avellana chromosome ca2, CavTom2PMs-1.0, the following proteins share a genomic window:
- the LOC132168901 gene encoding kinesin-like protein KIN-14E — MTIDMQPSMAQSVGTSRSSFSSSNGIEDTPLHNSAAISNADDYDSDTSNFAPPTPTTLSMAIPDELAGAIPVLNRFQVEGFLRLMQKQIQSAGKRGFFSKKSVGPQVRERFTFEDMLCFQKDSIPTSLLKINSDLVSRATKLFQIILKYMGVDSSNRVTAANLDERIELVGKLYKHTLKRSELRDELFVQILKQTRNNPDRQYLLKAWELMNLCASSMPPSKDIGGYLSEYVHTVVHGVSVDSEVRGLALNTLNALKHAVKAGPRHTIPAREEIEALLTGRKLTTIVFFLDETFEEITYDMATTVADAVEELAGIIKLSTYSSFSLFECRKVVTGSKSPDPGDEEYIGLDDNKYVGDLLAEFKAAKDRTKAEILHCKLTFKKRLFRESDEAVTDPMFVQLSYVQLQHDYILGNYPVGRDDAAQLSALQILVEIGFVDNPESCTEWNSLLERFLPRQIAITRAKREWELDILSRYRSMEHLTKDDARQQFLRILRTLPYGNSVFFSVRKIDDPIGLLPGRIILGINKRGVHFFRPVPKEYLHSAELRDIMQFGSSNTAVFFKMRVAGVLHIFQFDTKQGEEICVALQTHINDVMLCRYSKARSATSNSINGDLSNNFKPPNVEVHEKRVQDLAKALEESQRNANKLLEDLRDKQKQEVKIQEDLEELKESLRSDKQSLAKVTCDRDRLRSWCDEKDKALQAALLEKRSMEARLAKLGDLMIEKNTKKDLIGADTQLLEKLQGELKLRSEELHAAEDTMKKLVNEKISLEEKISGLEKKKADEIDFLEKKFEQERKALKFQVLELDKKLEGVTKELAVVESTLAVRDSDLASLQNNLRELEELREMKEDIDRKNEQTAAILKMQGAQLAELEVLYKEEQVLRKRYFNTIEDMKGKIRVFCRLRPLNEKETAENERDVLTSLDEFTIEHPWKDDKAKQHIYDHVFDGSATQDDVFEDTRYLVQSAVDGYNVCIFAYGQTGSGKTFTIYGSENNPGLTPRATAELFKIIRRDGNKFSFSLKAYMVELYQDTLIDLLLPKNAKRLRLDIKKDLKGMVSVENVTVVSISTFEELWSIIQRGSEQRHTSGTQMNEESSRSHLILSIVIESTNLQTQSVARGKLSFVDLAGSERVKKSGSSGSQLKEAQSINKSLSALGDVISALSSGGQHIPYRNHKLTMLMSDSLGGNAKTLMFVNVSPAESNLDETYNSLMYASRVRSIVNDPSKNISSKEVARLKKLVAYWKEQAGRKGNDEEFEEIQEERPARDRTDGRHSM; from the exons ATGACGATTGATATGCAACCGTCTATGGCACAAAGTGTGGGAACTAGTAGGTCTTCCTTTAGCTCTAGCAATGGTATTGAGGATACTCCTTTGCACAACTCTGCTGCCATTTCAAATGCGGATGATTACGACAGTGATACTTCTAATTTTGCACCACC TACACCAACGACCCTTTCAATGGCTATTCCAGATGAACTTGCTGGTGCTATACCTGTGCTTAATAGATTCCAG GTGGAGGGATTTTTAAGGTTGATGCAGAAACAGATTCAGTCTGCTGGAAAACGTGggtttttttctaaaaaatctgTAGGCCCACAAGTTCGGGAAAGATTCACATTTGAGGATATGCTATGTTTCCAAAAG GATTCTATACCAACTTCCTTGCTCAAAATTAATAGTGACCTAGTAAGTCGAGCAACAAAACTGTTCCAGATAATTTTGAAGTACATGGGAGTTGATTCATCTAATCGAGTTACAGCAGCAAATTTAGATGAACGGATTGAGCTTGTTGGAAAATTATACAAGCATACTTTGAAACGTTCAGAGCTCCGAGATGAACTTTTTGTGCagattttaaaacaaacaagaaataaTCCTGATAG GCAATACTTGCTCAAAGCATGGGAGTTGATGAATTTGTGTGCTTCTTCCATGCCTCCTAGTAAGGACATTGGTGGATATCTATCAGAGTATGTTCATACTGTGGTCCATGgtgtgagtgtggattccgaGGTCCGAGGGCTTGCATTAAATACATTAAATGCTTTGAAGCATGCTGTTAAGGCTGGTCCCAGGCATACAATACCAGCTCGAGAGGAGATTGAGGCACTTTTAACTGGTCGAAAACTTACAACTATAGTATTTTTCTTGGATGAAACTTTTGAAGAAATCACGTATGACATGGCAACCACTGTGGCTGATGCTGTTGAG GAGCTTGCAGGGATAATTAAACTGTCAACATACTCTAGCTTTAGTCTGTTTGAATGCCGTAAAGTTGTTACTGGCTCTAAATCACCTGATCCTGGGGATG AGGAGTATATTGGGCTAGATGATAACAAATACGTTGGCGATCTGCTAGCGGAATTCAAGGCAGCAAAGGATCGAACTAAAGCAGAAATTTTGCACTGCAAACTGACATTTAAAAAAAGGCTATTTCGTGAATCAGATGAAGCTGTGACAGATCCAATGTTTGTGCAGTTGTCCTATGTTCAA TTGCAACATGATTATATATTGGGCAATTATCCTGTTGGAAGGGATGATGCTGCGCAGCTGTCTGCACTGCAGATCTTGGTTGAGATTGGATTTGTTGATAACCCTGAATCCTGCAC TGAATGGAATTCACTTTTGGAACGATTCCTTCCAAGACAAATTGCTATAACACGAGCAAAGCGGGAATGGGAATTGGATATTCTTTCTCGTTACCGTTCTATG GAACATCTGACAAAAGACGATGCGAGACAACAATTTCTGCGGATATTGAGAACACTTCCCTATGGGAATTCGGTTTTTTTTAGTGTTCGGAAGATTGATGATCCTATTGGGCTTCTGCCAGGACGAATAATTTTAGGCATTAATAAGAGGGGG GTACATTTTTTCCGCCCAGTTCCAAAGGAGTATCTACATTCTGCCGAATTACGAGACATAATGCAATTTGGTAGTAGCAATACTGctgttttttttaagatgagAGTTGCAGGTGTTCTTCATATATTTCAATTTGATACCAAGCAG GGAGAAGAAATATGTGTTGCTCTTCAGACGCATATAAATGATGTCATGTTGTGCCGTTACTCTAAAGCCCGCTCTGCTACTAGCAATTCGATTAATGGAGATCTTTCTAACAACTTTAAACCTCCCAACGTGGAAGTGCATGAGAAACGTGTTCAGGACTTGGCTAAAGCTCTTGAAGAATCTCAAAGGAATGCTAATAAA ttgcTGGAAGACTTGCGGGATAAGCAAAAGCAAGAAGTAAAAATACAAGAAGATCTAGAGGAATTGAAAGAATCCTTGAGATCTGACAAGCAAAGCCTGGCAAAAGTTACATGTGATCGTGACAGACTTAGATCATGGTGTGATGAAAAAGATAAGGCACTTCAG GCTGCACTGCTGGAGAAAAGGAGCATGGAAGCGAGGTTGGCTAAGTTGGGGGATCTTATGATAGAgaagaataccaaaaaagatTTGATTGGGGCTGATACCCAG TTGTTAGAAAAGCTCCAAGGTGAGTTAAAACTTCGTAGTGAGGAGTTGCATGCAGCAGAAGACACTATGAAGAAGCTGgttaatgaaaaaatatcattGGAAGAAAAGATATCTGGACTTGAAAAGAAGAAAGCTGATGAG ATAgattttcttgagaaaaaatttgagCAAGAACGTAAAGCTTTAAAGTTTCAAGTACTTGAACTTGACAAGAAGCTTGAAGGGGTCACAAAAGAGTTGGCTGTTGTTGAGTCAACTCTTGCTGTCAGGGACTCTGATTTGgcttcattacaaaataatctAAGGGAATTAGAGGAattgagagaaatgaaagag GACATCGATAGAAAGAATGAGCAAACTGCTGCCATTTTGAAGATGCAAGGGGCTCAACTTGCTGAGTTGGAAGTGCTTTATAAGGAGGAACAAGTTTTAAGAAAGCGTTATTTTAATACTATTGAAG ATATGAAAGGCAAGATCAGAGTTTTTTGTCGATTAAGACCTCTTAATGAGAAAGAGACTgctgaaaatgaaagagatgtaCTCACAAGTCTTGATGAGTTTACAATTGAACATCCATGGAAAGATGATAAAGCCAAGCAGCATATATACGATCATGTATTTGATGGCAGTGCTACCCAAGATGACGTGTTTGAGGATACAAGG TATTTGGTGCAGTCTGCTGTAGATGGGTATAATGTGTGCATATTTGCTTATGGTCAAACTGGTTCTGGAAAGACATTTACAATATATGGATCTGAAAACAATCCTGGACTTACTCCTCGAGCTACGGCAGaactatttaaaattataagacGAGATGGCAAcaaattctcattttcattGAAG GCATATATGGTGGAGTTATACCAAGATACACTTATAGATcttcttttaccaaaaaatgcTAAACGCTTAAGATTGGATATTAAGAAAGATTTAAAG GGCATGGTATCTGTAGAAAATGTGACTGTTGTATCAATTTCAACATTTGAGGAATTGTGGAGCATTATTCAAAGAGGATCTGAACAACGGCATACATCCGGAACtcaaatgaatgaagaaagttCAAGATCTCATCTGATACTCTCAATTGTTATTGAAAGTACCAACCTTCAAACTCAGTCGGTTGCGAGAGGAAAG TTAAGTTTTGTGGATCTTGCTGGTTCAGAAAGAGTGAAGAAATCAGGCTCTTCTGGTAGTCAACTTAAGGAAGCTCAAAGCATCAATAAATCACTTTCAGCGCTTGGGGATGTTATTAGTGCATTGTCTTCTGGTGGTCAACACATACCTTATAGGAATCACAAGTTAACAATGTTAATGAGTGATTCACTTGGTGGTAATGCCAAAACACTCATGTTCGTTAATGTATCACCAGCTGAATCAAACTTGGATGAGACATACAATTCCCTAAT GTATGCATCTAGAGTTCGATCAATTGTGAATGATCCAAGCAAAAATATTTCATCCAAAGAGGTAGCCCGATTGAAAAAGTTGGTTGCTTATTGGAAGGAGCAAGCTGGTAGGAAAGGCAATGATGAGGAGTTCGAAGAAATTCAAGAAGAACGTCCAGCAAGAGATAGGACAGATGGCCGTCATTCCATGTAA
- the LOC132168904 gene encoding probable L-type lectin-domain containing receptor kinase S.5 yields MRTGWCEKNGVLLLVYEYMPNGSLDNHLFCASQNEETLGWNLRYKIISGVASALHYLHNEYDQKVVHRDLKANNIMLDSNFNARLGDFGLARALDNEKTSYAELDGVQGTMGYIAPECFHTGKATCESDVYGFGAVLLEVVCGQRPWTKVTGFQLLVDWVWWLHREGRILEAVDERLGNDYVVEEAQRLLLLGLACSHPIASERPKTPSVVQIISGAVSVPHVPPFKPAFVWPSSIPGSSSMMANIAASDTASITTSSWNFASDSGSRWTAKYASMESNVGGGFSESSPVLSFS; encoded by the coding sequence ATGCGCACAGGATGGTGCGAGAAGAATGGGGTACTGCTTTTGGTGTACGAATACATGCCCAATGGCAGCTTGGACAATCACCTATTTTGTGCGTCGCAGAACGAGGAGACGCTCGGATGGAACCTGAGATACAAGATCATATCAGGAGTGGCATCCGCGCTGCATTACCTCCATAATGAATATGACCAGAAAGTGGTGCACCGGGACCTCAAGGCCAACAACATCATGCTTGACTCCAACTTCAACGCTCGGCTAGGTGACTTTGGGCTAGCACGGGCGTTAGACAATGAGAAGACCTCTTATGCTGAGCTGGACGGTGTGCAGGGGACCATGGGCTACATTGCCCCCGAGTGCTTCCATACTGGCAAGGCCACCTGCGAGTCGGACGTCTATGGCTTTGGGGCGGTCTTGCTCGAGGTGGTGTGCGGTCAGCGTCCGTGGACCAAGGTCACAGGCTTCCAATTGCTTGTGGATTGGGTTTGGTGGCTGCATCGAGAGGGACGCATACTGGAGGCTGTGGATGAAAGACTAGGAAATGACTACGTGGTTGAGGAAGCCCAGAGGCTTCTGCTTCTTGGGCTGGCTTGCTCCCATCCGATAGCCAGTGAGAGGCCAAAAACTCCGTCTGTTGTTCAGATCATATCAGGAGCTGTGTCAGTGCCGCACGTCCCACCATTCAAACCCGCTTTTGTTTGGCCTTCCTCAATCCCAGGTAGCAGCAGCATGATGGCAAATATTGCAGCAAGTGATACTGCTTCCATTACAACGTCATCTTGGAATTTTGCATCAGATTCAGGATCAAGGTGGACAGCTAAATACGCAAGCATGGAAAGCAACGTTGGAGGAGGTTTCAGTGAAAGCTCTCCCGTGTTAAGTTTCTCATGA
- the LOC132168900 gene encoding 2-oxoglutarate-dependent dioxygenase DAO-like, which translates to MAEGGNLKCIPVIDMQEIEDLEQYKKLREASQEWGCFRIVNHKIPASLMSEMKKVVKELLDLPMEIKKRNTDVIAGSGYVAPSNSNPLYEALGLYDLGSPEAVRAFCSQLDASPQQREVIEAYAQAIHELAIDLGRKLAKSMGLVSDLFKGWPCQFRINKYNFTPVTVGSSGVQIHTDSGFLTILQDDENVGGLEVMDESGAFVSVHPCAGTLLVNLGDVAKAWSNGRFCNVKHRVQCKEATIRVSIASFLLGPKEAAVEAPPQLVDSEHPRLYVPFTYEDYRKIRISTKLQAGEALEHLRTQS; encoded by the exons ATGGCGGAGGGCGGCAATTTGAAGTGTATCCCGGTGATCGATATGCAGGAAATCGAAGATCTAGAGCAGTATAAGAAACTGAGAGAAGCATCCCAAGAATGGGGTTGTTTCAGGATCGTCAACCACAAGATCCCCGCAAGTCTGATGTCAGAGATGAAGAAAGTGGTGAAAGAGCTGCTTGATCTTCCTATGGAAATCAAAAAGCGCAACACCGATGTGATAGCTGGCAGCGGCTACGTGGCACCGAGCAATTCCAATCCTCTTTATGAGGCCTTGGGGCTCTATGATTTGGGCTCGCCTGAGGCCGTGCGAGCCTTTTGCTCTCAGTTGGATGCCTCTCCTCAACAGAG GGAGGTAATAGAGGCGTATGCTCAAGCAATACATGAGTTGGCCATTGATTTAGGGCGAAAGTTGGCCAAAAGTATGGGGTTGGTCAGTGACCTGTTCAAGGGATGGCCTTGCCAGTTTAGGATAAACAAATACAACTTCACCCCTGTAACTGTAGGATCCTCTGGTGTACAAATACATACAGATTCCGGATTTCTAACCATACTTCAAGATGATGAAAACGTTGGTGGTCTTGAAGTCATGGACGAGTCTGGTGCATTTGTGTCAGTTCATCCTTGCGCAGGCACCCTCCTTGTCAACCTTGGGGACGTTGCTAAG GCATGGAGCAATGGAAGGTTTTGTAACGTGAAGCATCGAGTACAGTGCAAGGAAGCAACCATCCGAGTGTCAATCGCTTCATTTCTCTTAGGGCCGAAGGAGGCAGCAGTTGAAGCCCCACCTCAACTCGTGGACTCTGAACACCCGCGTCTGTACGTCCCTTTTACCTATGAAGATTATAGAAAAATCAGAATTTCCACAAAATTGCAAGCTGGTGAAGCCCTCGAACATCTGCGAACCCAGTCCTGA